Proteins found in one Oryza glaberrima chromosome 4, OglaRS2, whole genome shotgun sequence genomic segment:
- the LOC127771217 gene encoding uncharacterized protein LOC127771217 isoform X4: MPFIFVASPFPIFLASSPCLGWGPRHPLQQLPCCVMGSRAHSLKNQPRLEWEMAGASTQTIINNIRFWDCASVSSKQGLVISFAAWWATLFLNVCLLNEVTESYIKELAARSRKVQHGRQANTLEL, encoded by the exons ATGCCGTTCATCTTCGTCGCGTCCCCATTCCCCATCTTCCTCGCATCCTCTCCCTGTCTTGGGTGGGGACCCCGCCACCCATTGCAGCAGTTGCCCTGTTGTGTGATGGGCTCCAGGGCACACTCACTCAAGAACCAGCCAAGGCTCGAGTGGGAG ATGGCTGGGGCTTCCACTCAAACAATCATCAACAATATCCGGTTCTGGGATTGTGCATCGGTCTCATCCAAACAAGGTTTGGTGATTTCTTTTGCTGCCTGGTGGGCTACTCTGTTTCTTAATGTCTGCTTGCTGAATGAAGTTACAGAAAG TTACATCAAAGAGCTGGCTGCTAGGAGCCGCAAGGTGCAGCATGGTAGGCAGGCTAACACTTTGGAGCTGTGA
- the LOC127771217 gene encoding uncharacterized protein LOC127771217 isoform X2 has protein sequence MPFIFVASPFPIFLASSPCLGWGPRHPLQQLPCCVMGSRAHSLKNQPRLEWEVGLSICDGKQAQRYQMAGASTQTIINNIRFWDCASVSSKQGLVISFAAWWATLFLNVCLLNEVTESYIKELAARSRKVQHGRQANTLEL, from the exons ATGCCGTTCATCTTCGTCGCGTCCCCATTCCCCATCTTCCTCGCATCCTCTCCCTGTCTTGGGTGGGGACCCCGCCACCCATTGCAGCAGTTGCCCTGTTGTGTGATGGGCTCCAGGGCACACTCACTCAAGAACCAGCCAAGGCTCGAGTGGGAGGTAGGTTTATCGATCTGTGATGGGAAACAAGCTCAGAGATATCAG ATGGCTGGGGCTTCCACTCAAACAATCATCAACAATATCCGGTTCTGGGATTGTGCATCGGTCTCATCCAAACAAGGTTTGGTGATTTCTTTTGCTGCCTGGTGGGCTACTCTGTTTCTTAATGTCTGCTTGCTGAATGAAGTTACAGAAAG TTACATCAAAGAGCTGGCTGCTAGGAGCCGCAAGGTGCAGCATGGTAGGCAGGCTAACACTTTGGAGCTGTGA
- the LOC127771217 gene encoding uncharacterized protein LOC127771217 isoform X1, producing MPFIFVASPFPIFLASSPCLGWGPRHPLQQLPCCVMGSRAHSLKNQPRLEWEVGLSICDGKQAQRYQVLFAIEEMAGASTQTIINNIRFWDCASVSSKQGLVISFAAWWATLFLNVCLLNEVTESYIKELAARSRKVQHGRQANTLEL from the exons ATGCCGTTCATCTTCGTCGCGTCCCCATTCCCCATCTTCCTCGCATCCTCTCCCTGTCTTGGGTGGGGACCCCGCCACCCATTGCAGCAGTTGCCCTGTTGTGTGATGGGCTCCAGGGCACACTCACTCAAGAACCAGCCAAGGCTCGAGTGGGAGGTAGGTTTATCGATCTGTGATGGGAAACAAGCTCAGAGATATCAGGTTTTGTTCGCCATTGAGGAG ATGGCTGGGGCTTCCACTCAAACAATCATCAACAATATCCGGTTCTGGGATTGTGCATCGGTCTCATCCAAACAAGGTTTGGTGATTTCTTTTGCTGCCTGGTGGGCTACTCTGTTTCTTAATGTCTGCTTGCTGAATGAAGTTACAGAAAG TTACATCAAAGAGCTGGCTGCTAGGAGCCGCAAGGTGCAGCATGGTAGGCAGGCTAACACTTTGGAGCTGTGA
- the LOC127771217 gene encoding uncharacterized protein LOC127771217 isoform X3, producing MPFIFVASPFPIFLASSPCLGWGPRHPLQQLPCCVMGSRAHSLKNQPRLEWEVGLSICDGKQAQRYQVLFAIEEMAGASTQTIINNIRFWDCASVSSKQGLVISFAAWWATLFLNVCLLNEVTERNQVMT from the exons ATGCCGTTCATCTTCGTCGCGTCCCCATTCCCCATCTTCCTCGCATCCTCTCCCTGTCTTGGGTGGGGACCCCGCCACCCATTGCAGCAGTTGCCCTGTTGTGTGATGGGCTCCAGGGCACACTCACTCAAGAACCAGCCAAGGCTCGAGTGGGAGGTAGGTTTATCGATCTGTGATGGGAAACAAGCTCAGAGATATCAGGTTTTGTTCGCCATTGAGGAG ATGGCTGGGGCTTCCACTCAAACAATCATCAACAATATCCGGTTCTGGGATTGTGCATCGGTCTCATCCAAACAAGGTTTGGTGATTTCTTTTGCTGCCTGGTGGGCTACTCTGTTTCTTAATGTCTGCTTGCTGAATGAAGTTACAGAAAG